From one Anaerococcus prevotii DSM 20548 genomic stretch:
- the tsf gene encoding translation elongation factor Ts, translating into MAISAKLVKELRERSGAGMMDCKKALEEANGDIDQAQKLLKEKGQATLDKKSGRIAAEGVIGSYIHNDKIGVVVEINTETDFSANTDTVKNFAKDIAMHIAAVSPLFISEDDADEKVVAEQKEILVNQAINEANDNMPEDKKKMIAEKKVEGRMKKWFSEVCLLDQPFVKNPDITIEEYLRNTANDVGENIKIRRFARFEVGEGLEKKEEDFAKEVQSQMK; encoded by the coding sequence ATGGCAATTAGTGCAAAATTAGTTAAAGAATTAAGAGAAAGATCTGGCGCTGGAATGATGGATTGTAAAAAAGCTCTAGAAGAAGCTAATGGTGATATCGATCAAGCTCAAAAGCTCCTTAAAGAAAAAGGTCAAGCAACACTAGATAAGAAATCTGGTAGAATTGCTGCTGAAGGTGTTATTGGATCTTACATTCACAATGATAAAATCGGAGTGGTAGTTGAAATTAACACAGAAACCGACTTCTCTGCAAACACTGATACAGTTAAAAATTTTGCTAAAGACATAGCTATGCATATAGCTGCAGTTAGCCCATTATTCATCTCTGAAGATGACGCTGATGAAAAAGTTGTAGCTGAGCAAAAAGAAATCCTTGTAAATCAAGCTATTAATGAAGCAAATGATAATATGCCAGAAGATAAGAAAAAAATGATAGCTGAGAAAAAGGTTGAGGGAAGAATGAAAAAATGGTTCTCTGAAGTATGCCTACTAGACCAACCATTTGTTAAAAATCCTGACATCACTATTGAAGAATACCTTAGAAATACAGCAAATGATGTTGGAGAAAACATCAAAATAAGAAGATTTGCTAGATTCGAAGTTGGTGAAGGCTTAGAGAAAAAAGAAGAAGACTTCGCTAAAGAAGTTCAAAGCCAAATGAAATAG
- the rpoZ gene encoding DNA-directed RNA polymerase subunit omega, giving the protein MNNPSFKKLSEISPSRYEICMMCAKRARRIVNGSAPLTEKVEAKPVTQALNEVIEGKVSKKC; this is encoded by the coding sequence ATGAATAATCCATCATTTAAAAAATTAAGCGAAATTAGTCCAAGCAGATATGAAATTTGCATGATGTGTGCCAAAAGAGCAAGAAGGATTGTTAATGGTTCGGCTCCTTTGACAGAAAAAGTAGAGGCTAAGCCAGTAACTCAAGCATTAAATGAAGTTATAGAAGGGAAAGTTAGCAAAAAATGCTAG
- the coaBC gene encoding bifunctional phosphopantothenoylcysteine decarboxylase/phosphopantothenate--cysteine ligase CoaBC: MLEGKNILLGVSGGIAAYKVLDLCSRLKKKNANLKIIMTESASKFVSPISFETMGRCKVYSDLFEGSHESVHHIDLPKWADVFLIAPASANTIAKMANGIADNFLTASYLACDKDVIIAPSMNTNMLKNKATVRNLDILKSFGVKIIRPKAGILACNTVGDGRLEEPSKIVEYLEDYFTEKDLKDKKIIISAGPTVELIDYVRYITNKSSGKMGYNIANEAKKRGAEVILVSGPVKPFEIEGITRIEVKTNEEMKNTIERYFDSSDALIMSAAPVDYRVENPSDRKLKKTGNNLELDLIENPDIVKYFASKKNKQKIIGFAAETDDLVENAKDKLKRKNLDYIIANDLTKWGAGFNVDTNIASIICKDNIEELGIMPKDELANKILDLLR; the protein is encoded by the coding sequence ATGCTAGAAGGCAAAAATATTCTTCTGGGAGTAAGTGGGGGTATTGCAGCATATAAGGTATTAGACCTTTGCTCCAGACTAAAGAAGAAAAATGCTAATCTAAAAATTATAATGACAGAATCTGCAAGTAAATTTGTAAGTCCGATTAGTTTCGAAACTATGGGTAGATGCAAAGTTTATTCAGATTTGTTCGAAGGAAGTCATGAATCAGTTCATCATATAGACCTACCTAAGTGGGCAGATGTTTTTCTCATTGCACCAGCAAGTGCTAATACCATTGCTAAGATGGCTAATGGAATAGCAGATAACTTCTTAACTGCTTCATACCTTGCGTGCGATAAGGATGTAATCATAGCTCCATCTATGAATACCAATATGTTAAAGAATAAAGCTACAGTTAGGAACCTGGATATCCTAAAAAGCTTCGGAGTTAAAATCATTAGGCCGAAAGCTGGAATCCTCGCATGTAATACTGTTGGTGACGGTAGGCTTGAAGAACCAAGTAAGATTGTAGAATATTTAGAGGATTATTTTACGGAGAAAGATCTTAAGGATAAGAAAATAATTATTTCTGCAGGACCAACTGTTGAACTGATTGACTACGTTAGATATATAACCAATAAGTCTAGTGGTAAAATGGGTTATAATATTGCCAATGAAGCAAAAAAAAGAGGTGCAGAAGTTATACTAGTATCAGGTCCTGTAAAACCATTTGAAATTGAAGGAATCACAAGGATAGAAGTCAAGACAAATGAAGAAATGAAAAATACAATAGAGAGATATTTTGATTCATCCGATGCCTTGATTATGTCAGCAGCTCCAGTTGATTATAGGGTTGAGAACCCAAGTGATAGAAAACTTAAGAAAACAGGAAATAATTTAGAACTAGACCTTATTGAAAATCCTGATATAGTTAAGTATTTTGCAAGCAAGAAAAATAAACAAAAAATAATTGGTTTTGCTGCTGAAACTGATGACTTAGTTGAAAATGCTAAAGATAAGTTAAAAAGAAAAAATCTCGACTATATAATTGCCAATGATCTTACTAAATGGGGAGCAGGCTTTAATGTAGATACTAATATTGCAAGTATCATATGTAAAGATAATATCGAAGAATTAGGAATTATGCCTAAGGATGAACTTGCAAATAAGATACTTGATTTATTAAGGTGA
- a CDS encoding Rqc2 family fibronectin-binding protein, whose translation MSYDGIVTRKIVNELREKLLGGKIQKVTQPSKNDIVFNVYSMGKNYKLLLSANNNEARINITNKKYENPDVPPNFCMVLRKHINQGKIIDISQRGLDRVVIFSISSIDEMGFDTSKKLIVEIMGKYSNIILVDDNYKIIDAIKKVNSHMSSVREIFPSLKYEFIEDDKEDIMKDDFKLDIKTLDQRLSDEQVPYKIFHQNYTGFSPAVGKELVFRAGIDDRINWGLVSEDEKRKLDKLLDELSYDIRNNNLSSFVYKDNIKVKDFHCINFTHLSFNKEENETMSESVEVFFTTNKTHDRLNQKKSDLNKKLNSSIKSVKRKVKILSSNLDKKDSIDKFKKRGDLLSANVYKINKGDKSVKVLNYYKNNQETVINLDPQKTPWENVEANYTRSKKLKASYDYAKKDLPKQNELLAYLEQTKDFINRSNSIEDLTDIREELVEMKIIKKKAKNKKKSSKKSKPYHYVTKNSSDIYVGKNSKQNDYITLKLANKDDFWFHIKDLPGSHVVLRNDNIDEDDIKIAAYLAAINSSVSRGNKVDIDYTQKKNVNKAKGAKPGMVYYTDFNTITIDTSIDLKVHYKEVK comes from the coding sequence ATGAGCTATGATGGAATAGTTACACGTAAAATAGTTAATGAGCTTAGAGAAAAATTATTGGGAGGAAAGATTCAAAAAGTTACTCAACCTTCTAAAAACGATATTGTATTTAATGTTTATTCCATGGGTAAAAACTACAAATTATTACTTAGTGCGAATAATAATGAAGCTAGAATAAATATTACAAATAAAAAATATGAAAATCCAGATGTCCCACCTAATTTTTGTATGGTACTAAGAAAGCATATAAATCAAGGTAAAATCATAGATATAAGCCAAAGAGGACTAGATAGAGTTGTTATATTTTCAATCTCTTCAATAGACGAGATGGGCTTTGATACATCTAAGAAGCTTATAGTAGAAATTATGGGGAAATATTCAAATATAATCTTAGTAGATGATAATTACAAAATAATTGATGCTATAAAAAAAGTAAATAGTCATATGTCATCAGTTAGAGAAATATTTCCATCACTTAAGTATGAATTTATTGAAGATGATAAAGAAGATATAATGAAGGATGATTTCAAGTTAGATATTAAAACCCTAGATCAGAGGCTTTCAGATGAGCAAGTTCCTTACAAAATCTTCCATCAAAATTATACAGGCTTTTCCCCTGCTGTAGGTAAAGAATTGGTTTTTAGGGCAGGAATTGATGATAGAATTAACTGGGGACTTGTAAGCGAAGATGAGAAAAGAAAATTAGATAAACTTTTGGACGAATTATCTTATGATATAAGAAATAATAATTTATCTAGTTTTGTGTACAAAGATAATATAAAAGTGAAAGACTTTCACTGTATTAATTTTACTCATTTATCCTTTAATAAGGAAGAAAATGAAACTATGAGTGAATCTGTAGAGGTATTTTTCACTACAAACAAAACCCATGATAGATTGAACCAAAAAAAATCCGATTTAAATAAAAAACTAAATTCTAGTATCAAATCAGTTAAAAGGAAAGTCAAGATTCTTAGTTCTAATTTGGATAAGAAAGATTCCATAGATAAGTTTAAAAAAAGAGGAGATTTACTATCTGCTAATGTATATAAGATTAATAAAGGAGACAAATCAGTTAAGGTTTTAAATTATTATAAGAATAATCAAGAAACAGTAATAAATCTCGATCCACAAAAAACTCCCTGGGAAAATGTTGAGGCAAACTATACTAGGTCTAAAAAACTTAAAGCTTCCTATGATTATGCCAAAAAGGACCTGCCAAAGCAAAATGAACTACTAGCTTACCTTGAACAAACTAAAGACTTTATAAATAGGTCAAATAGTATTGAAGATTTAACAGATATTAGAGAAGAACTAGTGGAAATGAAAATTATTAAGAAAAAAGCTAAGAATAAAAAGAAATCTTCCAAGAAATCAAAACCATATCACTATGTTACTAAAAACTCAAGCGATATATATGTAGGTAAAAATAGTAAGCAAAATGATTATATTACTCTAAAGCTTGCCAACAAAGATGATTTTTGGTTTCACATTAAGGACCTTCCAGGAAGCCATGTTGTATTAAGAAATGACAATATAGATGAAGATGACATAAAGATAGCAGCTTATCTTGCCGCAATAAATTCGTCAGTTTCTAGAGGTAATAAAGTAGATATAGATTATACTCAAAAGAAGAATGTAAATAAAGCTAAGGGTGCAAAACCAGGAATGGTATACTATACTGATTTCAATACAATTACAATTGATACAAGTATAGATTTAAAAGTTCACTATAAAGAAGTTAAATAA
- the rpsB gene encoding 30S ribosomal protein S2 encodes MAVVSMKKLLEAGVHFGHQTRRWNPKMAKYIFTERNGIYIIDLQKTAVQIEEAYAQVRDIVADGGRVLFVGTKKQAQDSIEQEAKRSGQFYVSNRWLGGMLTNFKTIRQSINKLKKYEAMEEDGTFDLLPKKEVLQYQKEMDRLEKNLGGIKEMEDLPDLLFVVDPGEEAIAVHEAKILGIPVISIVDTNCDPDEVDLAIPGNDDAIRAVKLITSVIADAVVEANQGSQFDASEEDFVEEDEAEEIEENTEEAVEEVSDDEIKEAAEELKSQNLDETEEN; translated from the coding sequence ATGGCAGTAGTTTCAATGAAAAAGTTATTAGAAGCTGGTGTACACTTTGGTCACCAAACTAGAAGATGGAATCCTAAAATGGCTAAATACATCTTCACAGAAAGAAATGGAATCTATATAATAGATCTACAAAAAACAGCAGTTCAAATCGAAGAAGCTTACGCTCAAGTTAGAGATATCGTAGCTGACGGTGGTAGAGTGTTATTTGTAGGTACAAAGAAACAAGCTCAAGATTCTATTGAACAAGAAGCAAAGAGAAGTGGTCAATTCTACGTATCTAACAGATGGTTAGGTGGAATGCTTACAAACTTCAAGACAATTAGACAATCTATCAACAAGCTTAAAAAATATGAAGCAATGGAAGAAGATGGAACATTCGATCTTTTACCTAAAAAAGAAGTTCTACAATATCAAAAAGAAATGGACAGACTAGAAAAGAACCTTGGTGGTATCAAGGAAATGGAAGATCTTCCAGACCTACTATTTGTTGTAGATCCAGGTGAAGAAGCGATAGCTGTTCACGAAGCTAAAATTCTTGGAATACCAGTTATATCTATTGTTGATACAAACTGCGATCCAGATGAAGTAGATCTCGCTATCCCAGGAAATGATGATGCTATTAGAGCTGTTAAGCTTATAACATCAGTAATTGCTGATGCAGTTGTAGAAGCTAATCAAGGAAGCCAATTCGACGCATCTGAAGAAGATTTCGTAGAAGAAGATGAAGCTGAAGAAATAGAAGAAAATACAGAAGAAGCAGTTGAAGAAGTTTCTGATGATGAAATAAAAGAAGCTGCGGAAGAATTAAAATCACAAAACTTAGACGAAACAGAAGAAAATTAA
- a CDS encoding HU family DNA-binding protein, protein MNKSELLINISEKSGLKKSEAEKALNAFLETVTESLVEGDKVQLVGFGTFEVRDRKAREGRNPRKPEEVIQIPASKAPVFKAGKTLKEAVNK, encoded by the coding sequence ATGAATAAATCAGAATTATTAATTAATATTTCAGAAAAAAGTGGTCTTAAAAAAAGCGAAGCAGAAAAAGCATTAAATGCATTTCTTGAAACAGTAACTGAGTCACTAGTAGAAGGTGATAAGGTTCAACTTGTTGGTTTTGGAACTTTCGAAGTAAGAGATAGAAAAGCTAGAGAAGGAAGAAACCCAAGAAAACCTGAAGAAGTTATTCAAATCCCAGCTTCTAAAGCTCCAGTGTTCAAAGCTGGTAAAACACTTAAAGAAGCAGTTAATAAATAA
- the ftsY gene encoding signal recognition particle-docking protein FtsY, producing MFDFFKRKKNQEEIKEEKELEENTEVEDSTEVYENFLEEKEEKEEKEENDSMEPSYENSINKDNESESVDYNFNRSDEVDEEEIDKDELLDKADEGIGFFAKIKKGLSKTRDQFSQGLTNLFTRNVKIDDDLYEELEEILISADIGMKSTLEIVDELRDEIKKRSIKEADQIYPVLQEIMIKKLDEKNLDNNLNIADKNLSVILVIGVNGVGKTTTIGKLANNLKKEGKNVMLAAADTFRAAAIEQLGEWAEKSDIEMISHKEGSDPSAVIFDAIKSAKAKNSDVLICDTAGRLHNKKNLMKELEKINKTIDTHAKGASRDNLLVLDATTGQNAVSQLREFKNVTDISGLILTKLDGTAKGGVIFPLQVELEVPVKYIGVGEGINDLEKFDSKTFVEAMF from the coding sequence ATGTTTGATTTTTTTAAGAGAAAGAAAAACCAAGAAGAAATTAAGGAAGAGAAAGAATTAGAGGAAAATACTGAAGTAGAGGATTCAACTGAAGTATACGAGAATTTTCTTGAAGAAAAAGAAGAAAAAGAAGAAAAAGAAGAAAATGATTCTATGGAACCTTCCTATGAAAATTCGATTAATAAAGATAATGAGTCAGAAAGTGTAGACTATAATTTTAATAGATCGGATGAAGTAGATGAAGAAGAAATAGATAAGGATGAATTATTAGATAAAGCTGATGAGGGTATTGGATTTTTTGCAAAGATTAAAAAAGGTTTAAGTAAAACTCGTGATCAGTTTAGTCAAGGTCTAACAAATCTATTCACTAGAAACGTAAAAATAGATGATGATTTATATGAGGAATTAGAAGAAATTCTTATATCTGCGGATATTGGAATGAAATCCACATTAGAGATAGTAGATGAGCTTAGAGATGAAATCAAAAAAAGAAGTATTAAAGAAGCAGATCAAATTTATCCAGTCCTACAAGAAATAATGATTAAAAAGCTTGATGAGAAAAATCTAGACAATAATCTAAATATTGCAGATAAGAATTTATCAGTAATTCTTGTGATAGGAGTAAATGGTGTAGGCAAGACCACAACTATCGGTAAGCTTGCGAATAATCTCAAAAAAGAAGGAAAGAATGTCATGCTAGCAGCCGCTGATACATTTAGGGCAGCAGCCATAGAACAATTAGGAGAATGGGCCGAAAAGTCTGATATAGAAATGATATCGCATAAAGAAGGGTCTGACCCATCTGCAGTTATATTCGATGCTATAAAATCAGCTAAAGCCAAAAATTCCGATGTATTAATTTGCGATACAGCAGGACGTCTTCATAACAAGAAAAACTTAATGAAAGAGTTAGAAAAAATTAATAAAACTATAGATACGCACGCTAAGGGAGCTAGTAGAGATAATCTATTAGTTCTTGATGCAACGACTGGACAGAACGCAGTAAGCCAGCTAAGAGAATTTAAAAATGTTACAGACATTTCAGGCCTTATTCTTACTAAACTAGATGGAACAGCCAAGGGAGGGGTAATTTTTCCTCTACAAGTTGAGCTAGAAGTACCAGTTAAATATATTGGAGTTGGTGAAGGAATAAATGATTTAGAGAAATTTGACTCCAAAACATTTGTAGAAGCTATGTTTTAA
- the priA gene encoding primosomal protein N': MFAKVILDTNSRFLDRSFTYKVPDRLVDDISIARRVLVPFGGGNKTYVAFIYELVDDLDSDINFKIKEIIDLIDDRKLISNELMDLAFFMSKRYISPIQAGLKQVMPPTKIKDIHVYYQNVSELSNDFLDYLKEKREIKDIARKFSDYRGKLDYYLQEKIVKETFDVKSSQKISYDEYADLTKMNEEKINSRAHKQIEIVNYLKENGITEVKELLANTKAGKSSLNALISKSIISITKKEKEKEISDLYRKYNKFTLNDEQQKAYDTINNDRKGHFLLYGVTGSGKTEIFLQMVEKVISEGKEAIILVPEISLTPQTIERFKGRFNEKIAIMHSRLTPKERFNQWRMINNGEVKIVIGARSAIFAPFRNLGIIIIDEEHDQSYVSSQDPKYHTDEIAIERARAHSCNLILATATPSIRSMARVEEGDFELIKLNNRVNNHMPSIDIVDMREELKESNFSMISKKLYREIENNLKNSEQTILFLNKVGHDSFTFCRSCGHVIKCEACDVAMTYHKNVDKLVCHYCGRTKNQVRICPVCHSKKIKEFGAGTEKLEEEVRNFFPNANILRMDSMTATNKNLYEMMYRDMKNNKIDILLGTQMIAKGLDFKNVSLVGIISADLSLNVGDFKANETTFQLLTQVSGRAGRDKIKGRVIIQTYRPDNFVIQAAKNNDYEAFYENELKLRRAFNYPPYKNILTIRVVNESRLRAVDISKKLYKDISKLLNNTSIELIGPNPCKIARINNKFRYNILIKVDDDGLNNVIDIINRLRIKYINKYKDTSFIPALNPTNIN, encoded by the coding sequence TTGTTCGCAAAAGTTATTTTAGATACTAATAGTAGATTTTTAGATAGAAGTTTTACTTATAAAGTTCCTGATAGACTAGTTGATGATATATCTATAGCTAGGAGGGTCCTTGTTCCTTTTGGTGGGGGAAACAAAACTTATGTGGCTTTCATCTATGAGTTAGTAGACGATTTAGATTCAGATATAAACTTTAAAATTAAAGAGATAATAGACCTTATTGATGATAGAAAGCTAATTTCAAATGAACTTATGGATTTAGCTTTTTTTATGTCTAAAAGATATATCTCCCCAATACAAGCAGGTCTAAAGCAAGTTATGCCTCCAACTAAAATCAAGGATATTCATGTTTACTATCAAAATGTTAGTGAACTTTCAAATGACTTTCTTGATTATCTTAAAGAAAAAAGGGAAATTAAAGATATTGCGAGGAAGTTTTCAGACTACAGAGGAAAACTTGATTATTATTTACAAGAAAAAATAGTAAAAGAAACTTTTGATGTCAAATCTAGTCAAAAAATTAGTTATGATGAGTACGCAGATTTAACTAAAATGAATGAAGAAAAAATAAATTCAAGAGCACATAAACAAATTGAAATTGTTAATTATCTTAAAGAAAATGGCATAACAGAAGTTAAAGAGTTACTTGCCAATACAAAAGCGGGTAAATCTAGCCTAAATGCTCTCATTAGTAAAAGTATAATTTCCATAACTAAAAAGGAAAAAGAAAAAGAGATTAGCGATTTATACAGGAAATATAATAAGTTTACCTTAAATGATGAGCAACAAAAAGCTTATGATACTATAAATAATGATAGAAAAGGACACTTCCTTTTATATGGAGTTACTGGTAGCGGCAAGACAGAAATTTTCCTACAAATGGTTGAAAAAGTAATAAGTGAGGGGAAAGAGGCAATTATTCTAGTACCAGAAATCTCTCTTACTCCTCAAACAATTGAAAGATTTAAGGGAAGATTTAATGAAAAAATAGCAATTATGCATTCTAGACTCACGCCTAAAGAACGCTTCAATCAATGGAGAATGATAAATAATGGAGAAGTTAAAATTGTAATCGGTGCACGATCTGCAATATTTGCTCCTTTTAGAAATCTTGGCATAATTATTATTGATGAAGAGCACGATCAATCCTATGTTTCATCCCAAGATCCTAAGTATCATACAGATGAAATAGCTATAGAAAGAGCTAGAGCCCACTCCTGCAATCTAATACTTGCAACAGCGACTCCCTCAATAAGAAGTATGGCTAGGGTCGAAGAAGGTGATTTTGAGCTAATAAAGCTTAATAATAGAGTAAATAACCATATGCCTAGTATCGACATTGTCGACATGAGAGAGGAACTCAAAGAATCTAATTTCTCCATGATTTCTAAAAAATTATATAGGGAAATAGAAAACAACCTTAAAAATTCTGAGCAAACAATATTGTTTCTTAATAAGGTTGGACATGATTCCTTCACCTTTTGCAGATCCTGTGGTCATGTTATAAAATGTGAAGCTTGTGATGTAGCTATGACCTATCATAAAAATGTAGATAAGCTAGTTTGTCATTATTGTGGCAGGACTAAAAATCAAGTAAGAATTTGTCCAGTATGTCATTCCAAAAAAATCAAGGAGTTTGGAGCAGGAACTGAAAAGTTAGAGGAAGAAGTAAGAAATTTCTTCCCAAATGCTAATATTTTAAGAATGGATTCAATGACAGCTACTAATAAAAACTTATATGAAATGATGTATAGAGATATGAAGAATAACAAAATCGATATTCTTTTGGGAACACAAATGATTGCTAAGGGTTTAGACTTTAAGAATGTATCATTAGTAGGAATTATATCGGCGGATTTAAGTCTAAATGTGGGTGACTTTAAGGCGAATGAAACTACCTTTCAATTACTAACTCAAGTATCTGGAAGGGCAGGTAGAGATAAAATAAAAGGAAGGGTTATAATTCAAACATATAGGCCAGATAACTTTGTAATTCAGGCAGCGAAGAACAATGATTACGAAGCTTTCTATGAAAATGAACTAAAACTTAGGAGAGCCTTTAATTACCCGCCTTATAAGAATATCTTGACCATAAGGGTAGTCAATGAATCGAGGCTTAGGGCCGTAGATATTTCCAAGAAACTTTATAAAGATATTTCTAAATTACTAAATAATACTAGTATTGAGCTTATAGGACCTAATCCATGTAAAATTGCAAGAATTAACAATAAATTTAGGTATAATATATTAATAAAAGTTGACGATGATGGGCTAAATAATGTTATTGATATTATTAATAGATTAAGGATTAAATATATAAATAAATATAAAGATACAAGTTTCATACCTGCCCTAAATCCAACGAACATTAATTAA
- the epsC gene encoding serine O-acetyltransferase EpsC produces the protein MNNYKKYKEELIENAIKRDPALRSREEAALFSPGIRALLYHWSAHKLFIDGNLYEAMEIAYKSRMETGIEIHPGAKIGKRLYIDHGMGVVIGETAEIGDDCLIYHGVTLGAVSNEKTKRHPTVGNNVMIGAGAVLLGNIKIGDNVKIGANSVVLTHIGDNSTAVGAPARIISNNK, from the coding sequence ATGAACAATTATAAAAAATACAAAGAAGAATTAATAGAAAATGCAATTAAGAGGGATCCAGCACTCAGAAGCAGGGAGGAAGCTGCCCTCTTTTCACCAGGTATAAGAGCCTTATTATACCATTGGTCAGCCCATAAACTCTTTATAGATGGGAACTTATATGAAGCTATGGAAATTGCCTATAAATCTAGGATGGAGACAGGAATAGAAATCCATCCTGGAGCAAAAATAGGTAAACGCCTATACATAGACCACGGTATGGGTGTAGTAATTGGTGAAACAGCCGAAATCGGTGATGATTGTCTGATATACCACGGGGTAACATTGGGGGCAGTATCAAATGAAAAAACTAAAAGACATCCGACTGTTGGAAACAATGTAATGATAGGTGCAGGTGCTGTTCTTTTAGGAAATATTAAAATTGGAGATAATGTCAAAATAGGAGCTAATTCGGTTGTCTTAACACATATTGGGGACAACTCAACTGCGGTTGGAGCACCTGCTAGGATAATATCTAATAATAAATAA
- the cysK gene encoding cysteine synthase A translates to MTIKNNAKELIGNTPLLKLESLKKKGRADIYVKVEKNNVAGSIKDRIALYMIEDAEEKGLLKEGGTIVEPTSGNTGVALAALAAAKGYKLILTMPASMSIERAKLSMAYGARVIRTTEGALQGAYDKAKELSEEKGYFFPDQFSNPANIKAHYETTGPEILEEITPDAFIAGVGTGGTVTGVGKRLKESNENVKIYAIEPKESPLLSGGKASGHKIQGIGGNFIPDNLDFSIVDGIVDVASDDAIKMSRILANDEGLAVGISSGANVCGAIEIADRLGEGKSVVTVLPDTGERYLSTELYENEQL, encoded by the coding sequence ATGACAATTAAAAATAATGCTAAAGAATTAATAGGTAATACACCTTTACTTAAGCTAGAATCTCTCAAAAAAAAGGGAAGAGCTGACATATATGTAAAAGTAGAAAAAAACAATGTTGCAGGTTCTATTAAAGATAGGATTGCTTTATATATGATCGAAGATGCTGAAGAGAAAGGACTATTAAAAGAGGGCGGAACTATTGTAGAACCTACTAGCGGAAACACTGGTGTCGCCCTTGCTGCCCTAGCTGCTGCAAAAGGCTATAAATTAATCCTAACTATGCCAGCTTCTATGAGTATAGAAAGAGCAAAACTTTCTATGGCTTATGGAGCTCGAGTTATAAGAACTACAGAAGGTGCTTTACAAGGAGCATATGATAAGGCAAAAGAATTATCAGAAGAAAAAGGATATTTTTTCCCAGATCAATTCTCAAATCCTGCAAATATAAAAGCCCATTATGAAACTACTGGTCCAGAAATCCTTGAAGAAATAACACCAGATGCCTTTATAGCAGGTGTAGGAACAGGTGGAACCGTAACAGGAGTTGGTAAAAGATTAAAAGAAAGTAATGAAAACGTCAAAATCTATGCTATTGAACCAAAAGAAAGCCCTTTACTTTCAGGTGGTAAGGCTAGTGGACACAAAATACAAGGTATCGGAGGAAACTTTATTCCAGATAACTTAGATTTTTCAATAGTAGATGGAATTGTAGACGTAGCATCAGATGACGCAATCAAGATGAGCAGGATTTTAGCTAACGATGAGGGGCTTGCAGTGGGTATTTCATCAGGAGCAAACGTATGTGGAGCGATTGAGATAGCTGATAGATTAGGTGAAGGTAAATCAGTAGTTACAGTTCTACCTGATACTGGTGAGAGATATTTATCTACCGAATTATACGAAAATGAACAATTATAA
- the gmk gene encoding guanylate kinase: MKKGFLLVISGPSGVGKGTVLHDLMNTQTNLVYSVSATTRKKRDGEIEGVSYFYISHEEFEKMIEEDKFLEYAHVHNNYYGTPKDFVENKINEGKIVILEIDVQGAINIKKNTDNGVFIFLAPPSLTELKNRIVGRGTETDEDIKIRMHNARKELEYIKDYDYLVVNDHLNTAITSVNEIINAEKHKVFREENLDFKENDNE, encoded by the coding sequence ATGAAAAAGGGATTTTTATTAGTAATATCTGGTCCATCAGGAGTTGGAAAAGGTACTGTTTTACACGATCTTATGAATACACAAACTAACTTAGTATATTCTGTATCTGCCACAACCAGGAAGAAAAGAGATGGGGAAATAGAGGGAGTAAGTTATTTTTACATAAGCCATGAAGAATTTGAGAAAATGATAGAAGAAGATAAATTCCTTGAATATGCTCACGTTCACAATAACTACTACGGCACTCCCAAAGATTTTGTTGAGAATAAAATCAATGAAGGAAAAATTGTAATATTGGAAATAGATGTACAGGGCGCTATAAATATCAAGAAAAATACTGATAATGGGGTCTTTATTTTTTTGGCACCACCATCACTTACCGAACTTAAAAACAGGATTGTTGGTAGAGGTACAGAAACTGACGAAGACATTAAAATTAGGATGCATAATGCCAGAAAAGAGCTCGAGTATATCAAAGACTATGATTATTTGGTAGTTAACGACCATTTAAATACTGCTATTACATCTGTTAATGAAATTATAAACGCAGAGAAGCACAAGGTTTTTAGGGAAGAAAATTTAGATTTTAAGGAGAATGATAATGAATAA